A single window of Cetobacterium sp. 8H DNA harbors:
- a CDS encoding ATP-binding cassette domain-containing protein, with product MIKVSKLKKYYGKKLILDIPNFIFEKGKIYSVVGKNGAGKSTFIKILSGIVSLDEGKLEIDKENIILSPQEPMFFKGDVWYNLTEPFKLCKKKISTNKLEELLNRFEIDSLKKSSVNSLSGGEKAKVQFIRTILYDKNCIFLDEPTASIDKKSSFIVEEILLELKKIGKLIIIITHDQDQARRISDEILEVDEAKLLKRGT from the coding sequence TTGATAAAAGTTAGTAAACTAAAAAAATATTATGGAAAAAAACTCATTTTAGACATACCAAATTTTATTTTTGAAAAAGGAAAAATATATTCGGTTGTAGGTAAAAATGGAGCTGGGAAATCTACATTTATAAAAATCCTTAGTGGAATTGTGAGTTTAGATGAGGGTAAGTTAGAGATTGATAAAGAAAATATAATTTTATCTCCCCAAGAACCAATGTTTTTTAAAGGGGATGTTTGGTACAATTTGACAGAACCTTTTAAATTGTGTAAAAAAAAAATTTCAACTAATAAGTTAGAAGAGCTTCTAAATAGATTTGAAATAGATTCTTTAAAAAAATCGTCAGTGAATAGTTTGTCGGGTGGAGAGAAAGCAAAGGTTCAATTCATAAGAACTATTCTTTATGATAAAAATTGTATTTTTTTAGATGAGCCAACAGCAAGTATAGATAAAAAAAGCTCATTTATTGTAGAAGAAATTTTATTAGAACTAAAAAAAATAGGGAAGCTAATAATAATTATAACACATGATCAAGATCAAGCGAGAAGAATTAGTGATGAAATACTAGAAGTAGATGAGGCAAAATTATTAAAAAGGGGGACATAA
- a CDS encoding AbgT family transporter: MSTNSNSTKKMSLFERFLNFVEVTGNKLPHPVAMFFGFFVATIIFSVILSYMGVSVNYKEISRTTNQVVEKTTYVQNLLTRSGIRGIFGSTVKNFTGHAALGSIVVAMLGVGLAEGTGLLNSIIKKIVLSTPRQLVSAIVVFAGVMSNIASDAGYVVLIPLGAVIFLSFGRHPLAGIAAAFAGVSGGFSANLLIGTTDPLLGGITTSAAQIVLPGYSVTPTANFFFMFASTFFITIVGAWLTDKIVEPRLGEYKGPKVEIDLSNQMSAEEKNGLRASGIATIAFIGVVLLMVVPENAIFRLTQAEIATFIAQNNREPGTMEILKPFFSDSIVYILMLAFFIPGLAYGIVAKTVKSHKDVIKAMTKAMASCGQVLVIIFVSAQFVYVFSKSNIGIVIAVKLADVLKDLGISGIWAAVGLIFLTAFVNLFIGGASSKWLMLSPVFIPMFVELGLTPEYTQLAYRIGDSTTNIISPLMSYFPIIVGFASKYEEKEGSMGIGTIIAMMLPYSIVFLIGWSIMFIAWTYLGLPIGPGVSMFM, translated from the coding sequence ATGTCTACAAATTCTAATTCAACAAAAAAAATGAGTTTGTTCGAGAGATTCCTAAACTTTGTTGAAGTTACTGGAAACAAATTACCGCACCCAGTTGCAATGTTTTTTGGTTTCTTCGTAGCAACAATCATTTTTTCGGTGATACTATCTTACATGGGCGTATCAGTTAATTACAAAGAAATCTCTAGAACAACAAATCAAGTGGTTGAAAAAACTACTTATGTACAAAACTTACTTACTAGAAGTGGAATCAGAGGAATTTTTGGTTCTACTGTTAAGAACTTTACAGGACATGCTGCACTTGGTTCTATCGTTGTAGCTATGCTTGGAGTTGGTCTTGCTGAAGGTACTGGACTTTTAAATTCAATTATTAAAAAAATTGTTCTATCTACACCAAGACAACTTGTTTCAGCAATAGTTGTTTTTGCTGGAGTTATGTCTAACATCGCTTCTGATGCTGGATACGTTGTACTTATTCCACTTGGAGCGGTTATTTTCCTATCTTTCGGAAGACATCCACTTGCTGGAATTGCTGCTGCGTTTGCTGGAGTTTCTGGTGGATTCTCTGCAAACCTTTTAATTGGAACTACTGATCCATTACTTGGAGGAATTACAACTTCAGCTGCACAAATCGTGCTACCTGGGTACTCTGTAACTCCTACTGCTAACTTCTTCTTCATGTTTGCTTCAACATTCTTCATCACAATAGTTGGTGCTTGGTTAACAGATAAAATTGTTGAACCTAGACTTGGAGAATACAAAGGTCCTAAAGTTGAAATCGACTTAAGCAATCAAATGAGTGCTGAAGAAAAGAACGGTTTAAGAGCTTCTGGAATTGCTACAATTGCCTTTATCGGAGTTGTTTTATTAATGGTTGTTCCTGAAAATGCAATATTTAGATTAACTCAAGCTGAAATTGCTACTTTTATTGCTCAGAATAACAGAGAACCTGGAACTATGGAAATTCTAAAGCCATTCTTCAGTGATTCTATTGTTTATATACTAATGTTAGCATTCTTTATTCCTGGATTAGCATATGGAATCGTTGCTAAAACTGTTAAATCTCATAAAGATGTTATAAAGGCTATGACTAAGGCTATGGCTTCATGTGGACAAGTTCTTGTTATAATATTTGTATCTGCTCAATTCGTATATGTTTTCTCTAAATCAAATATCGGTATCGTTATCGCAGTTAAACTTGCTGATGTTTTAAAAGATTTAGGAATATCTGGAATTTGGGCTGCTGTAGGATTAATATTCTTAACAGCATTCGTTAACCTATTTATCGGTGGAGCATCTTCTAAGTGGTTAATGCTTTCTCCTGTATTCATCCCTATGTTTGTTGAGTTAGGATTAACTCCTGAATATACTCAATTAGCATATAGAATCGGAGATTCAACTACTAACATTATATCTCCATTAATGTCTTACTTCCCTATCATAGTTGGATTTGCTTCTAAATATGAGGAAAAAGAAGGATCTATGGGAATCGGAACAATCATCGCTATGATGCTTCCATACTCAATCGTATTCTTAATTGGTTGGTCTATAATGTTTATCGCATGGACTTACTTAGGATTACCTATTGGTCCTGGAGTTAGCATGTTTATGTAA
- a CDS encoding MBL fold metallo-hydrolase, which yields MELKFKFLGRMCWTIEVDKKFKIGCDPSLSIKKELKTIAPVYDKEEFKNIKLWLITEGEKEHFDSEGASIIEEDAKIITRKESGKELRDKKNSNIYFVDWFKKVNLEIKGYKLIVEVIPAYRGGSFLSNPSIGKMNGYLLTIIHNSEVKKIYVTGDTVYHENVIKPLIYHIIDVMIANIGQLKNSGWSTGKTMDLVMLNSFIRTINPEKLITILSKNEASRSEMKKYIDLIDVGQEISL from the coding sequence ATGGAGCTAAAGTTTAAATTTTTGGGTCGAATGTGCTGGACGATAGAAGTAGATAAAAAATTTAAAATAGGATGTGACCCATCCTTGAGTATAAAAAAAGAATTAAAGACTATAGCACCAGTTTATGATAAGGAAGAATTTAAAAATATTAAATTATGGCTTATAACAGAAGGTGAAAAAGAACATTTTGACAGTGAAGGAGCTTCTATAATAGAGGAAGATGCTAAGATAATAACTAGGAAGGAAAGTGGAAAAGAACTGAGAGATAAGAAAAACTCCAATATATATTTTGTTGATTGGTTTAAAAAAGTTAATCTTGAAATAAAAGGATATAAATTAATTGTAGAAGTTATTCCAGCTTATAGAGGAGGAAGTTTTTTATCAAATCCAAGTATAGGAAAGATGAATGGTTATTTATTAACAATTATTCATAATTCAGAAGTAAAAAAAATTTATGTAACTGGAGATACAGTATATCATGAGAATGTAATAAAACCTTTAATATACCATATTATTGATGTGATGATAGCAAATATAGGGCAATTAAAAAATAGTGGTTGGAGCACTGGGAAAACGATGGATTTAGTAATGTTAAACAGCTTTATTAGAACAATTAATCCAGAAAAACTAATCACCATTCTTTCTAAAAATGAAGCTTCAAGAAGTGAAATGAAAAAATATATAGATTTAATAGATGTTGGGCAAGAAATAAGTTTATAA
- a CDS encoding aromatic acid exporter family protein, producing the protein MFKYFDHKVIKTALASFLAYFFADYFGIKYGLTASIIAIISIQATKADSIRVTIERFLAVFLGMSLFILLAYILGFQYITLGVFILLFMPLCIKLNILQGFLVTTVLATHILSEKSISLTFMLNEFYVLILGLFVGNILNLYMPTNSKKIDFIKKNVDSILKTILIDISESLKCNCVSVNEDKNFKSLKSTIENGRKFSLLDYDNSLFDKCNENLNFFSMRRRQYRILTRMRACFKRLYITHEYSLIISDFIFEVAENIEIEKKTSPLLAEHKELKLLFSNFPLPKSRSEFENRANLFQLLQELEEFLNAKIEFKKDYEI; encoded by the coding sequence ATGTTTAAATACTTTGATCACAAAGTTATAAAAACAGCTTTAGCTTCATTCTTAGCTTACTTTTTTGCTGACTATTTTGGTATTAAATATGGCCTTACTGCAAGCATTATTGCCATAATTTCTATACAAGCAACTAAAGCCGATAGCATAAGAGTAACTATTGAACGATTTTTAGCTGTATTTTTAGGGATGAGCCTTTTTATCCTTTTGGCCTATATTTTAGGTTTCCAATATATTACCCTTGGTGTTTTTATACTTCTTTTTATGCCTTTATGTATAAAATTAAATATTCTTCAAGGATTCTTAGTAACTACAGTTTTAGCAACACATATTTTAAGTGAAAAATCAATTTCATTGACATTTATGTTAAATGAATTTTATGTATTAATCTTGGGTTTATTTGTTGGAAATATATTAAACCTATACATGCCTACGAACTCAAAAAAAATAGATTTTATAAAAAAGAATGTTGATAGCATTTTAAAAACTATACTAATTGATATTTCTGAAAGTTTAAAATGCAACTGTGTTTCTGTTAATGAAGATAAAAATTTTAAATCTTTAAAAAGTACTATTGAAAATGGACGGAAATTTTCACTTTTAGATTATGATAATTCACTTTTTGATAAATGTAATGAAAATTTAAACTTTTTTTCAATGAGAAGAAGACAATATAGAATACTTACAAGAATGAGGGCATGCTTTAAAAGACTCTATATCACACATGAATATAGCCTAATTATTTCTGATTTTATATTTGAAGTTGCAGAAAATATAGAGATTGAAAAGAAAACTTCTCCTTTACTTGCTGAACATAAAGAATTGAAATTACTTTTTTCAAATTTCCCTTTGCCAAAATCTAGAAGTGAATTTGAAAATAGAGCAAACTTATTCCAACTTTTACAAGAATTGGAAGAATTTTTAAATGCTAAAATTGAGTTTAAAAAAGATTATGAAATCTAA
- a CDS encoding ferredoxin-like protein: MSKDLVKKVFDKETTRREFLKLTGKGIAGFAVTSSILSMFGFGEEAMAATALPEGLLVVDRSKCTGCQRCEITCTLQNDGKIQPFISRIKVSENYNFGTSGPKMNYQYEDGQMGNLKMAPVTCKQCREPFCANACPKNAIVADPNTGARVVVKDKCVGCGTCAEACPWSLPTIDPETNKATKCVTCGACVKACPTKALSIISWEDISKAHFFSKR, from the coding sequence ATGTCTAAAGATTTAGTAAAAAAAGTCTTTGATAAAGAGACAACAAGACGGGAATTTTTAAAACTTACGGGTAAAGGAATAGCAGGGTTTGCTGTAACATCTTCAATTCTTTCAATGTTTGGATTTGGAGAGGAAGCTATGGCAGCAACAGCTCTTCCAGAAGGGCTTTTAGTTGTAGATAGATCAAAGTGTACAGGGTGTCAGCGTTGTGAAATAACATGTACTCTTCAAAATGATGGAAAAATCCAACCATTTATATCTAGAATTAAAGTGAGTGAAAATTATAATTTTGGTACATCTGGACCAAAGATGAACTATCAATATGAAGATGGACAGATGGGAAATCTTAAAATGGCTCCTGTAACGTGTAAACAATGTAGAGAACCTTTCTGTGCAAATGCATGTCCTAAAAATGCAATTGTAGCAGATCCAAATACTGGAGCAAGAGTTGTTGTAAAAGATAAATGTGTAGGTTGTGGAACATGTGCAGAGGCTTGTCCTTGGAGTTTACCAACAATTGATCCAGAAACGAATAAAGCAACAAAGTGTGTAACTTGTGGAGCTTGTGTAAAAGCATGTCCAACTAAGGCGTTATCAATAATTTCTTGGGAAGATATAAGTAAAGCACATTTTTTTAGTAAGAGATAA
- a CDS encoding flavocytochrome c yields the protein MKNFTKKYLGLLACLVLSTSISYGKDYISSAKGYNGDIKVKVEITDNKIKNIEILDEKESDFTKDGMKSIIDEIIETQNTRVDNVAGATSSSVGLKRAIDRAVKDSGAKLQIKPKKVIVYKDIQADVVVIGGGGAGLTASIAAKENGSNVILVEKAAILGGNTNYATGGLNAAQTSVQNSKGINDSIDIFVQDTMKGGKNTNDKNLVAAMAKSSSEIVDWLMEKGADLSNLGRLGGQSIDRTHRPTGGAPVGPNVVSALSKTAKNIGVDIKLSTFAESLIYDGEAIKGVVVKAPNGQKYTINSKAVVIATGGFGANPEMIVENVPTLKGFGTTNHKGATGEGISMVKEINADLIDMDQIQTHPTVIPTNSVMITEAVRGNGAILVNRDGKRFVNELDTRDVVSKAELEQKGESAFLVFDEAVKESLKAIDSYDKKGYLVKGNSIEELAKNLNVSASELKKTFSKYNEAVKKNSDSEFKRQSLPMVLEKAPFYSVEVAPAVHHTMGGIKINEKTEVLSNGKPIKGLFAAGEVTGGVHGSNRLGGNAMVDITVFGKIAGENASIFSK from the coding sequence ATGAAAAATTTTACCAAAAAGTATTTAGGTCTTCTAGCTTGTTTAGTTCTATCTACTTCTATATCTTATGGAAAAGATTATATCTCTTCTGCCAAAGGATATAATGGAGACATCAAAGTTAAAGTTGAAATAACTGATAACAAAATTAAAAACATTGAAATTTTAGATGAAAAAGAAAGTGATTTCACAAAAGATGGAATGAAATCTATTATAGATGAAATTATTGAAACTCAAAATACTAGAGTTGATAACGTTGCTGGAGCTACTTCTAGCAGTGTTGGACTAAAAAGAGCAATTGATAGAGCTGTAAAAGATTCTGGTGCAAAATTACAGATTAAACCTAAGAAAGTTATTGTTTATAAAGATATCCAAGCTGATGTTGTTGTAATCGGTGGAGGTGGAGCTGGATTAACTGCTTCTATCGCTGCTAAAGAAAATGGTTCAAATGTTATTCTTGTAGAAAAAGCTGCCATTTTAGGTGGAAACACTAACTATGCTACAGGTGGACTTAATGCTGCTCAAACTTCTGTACAAAATTCTAAAGGGATCAACGATTCAATAGATATCTTTGTTCAAGATACTATGAAGGGTGGAAAAAATACAAATGATAAAAATTTAGTTGCTGCTATGGCCAAGTCTTCATCTGAAATTGTAGATTGGTTAATGGAAAAAGGTGCTGATTTAAGCAATCTTGGAAGATTAGGGGGACAAAGTATTGATAGAACTCACAGACCTACTGGTGGAGCACCTGTTGGACCTAATGTTGTATCAGCACTTTCTAAAACTGCTAAAAATATTGGTGTTGATATTAAACTTTCAACTTTTGCTGAATCATTAATTTATGATGGAGAAGCTATAAAAGGTGTTGTTGTTAAAGCTCCTAACGGACAAAAATATACAATTAATTCTAAGGCTGTTGTCATTGCTACTGGTGGTTTTGGTGCTAATCCTGAAATGATTGTTGAAAATGTTCCAACTTTAAAAGGATTTGGTACTACAAATCATAAAGGTGCTACTGGTGAAGGAATATCTATGGTTAAAGAAATCAATGCAGACTTAATAGATATGGATCAAATACAAACTCACCCTACAGTAATTCCAACAAATAGTGTTATGATTACTGAAGCAGTTAGAGGAAATGGTGCGATCTTAGTTAATAGAGATGGAAAAAGATTTGTTAATGAACTTGATACTAGAGACGTTGTTTCTAAAGCTGAGCTTGAGCAAAAGGGAGAAAGTGCTTTCTTAGTTTTTGATGAGGCTGTTAAAGAAAGTTTAAAAGCAATTGATAGCTATGATAAAAAAGGATATTTAGTAAAAGGAAATTCGATTGAAGAGTTAGCTAAAAATTTAAATGTTTCTGCGAGCGAATTAAAGAAAACTTTCTCAAAGTATAACGAAGCTGTTAAAAAGAATTCTGATTCTGAATTTAAAAGACAAAGTCTTCCTATGGTTCTTGAAAAAGCTCCATTCTATAGTGTTGAAGTTGCACCAGCTGTACATCACACTATGGGTGGAATTAAAATTAATGAAAAAACTGAAGTTCTTTCAAACGGAAAACCTATTAAAGGACTGTTTGCAGCCGGAGAAGTTACTGGTGGTGTGCATGGGTCTAATAGATTAGGTGGAAATGCTATGGTTGATATCACTGTCTTTGGTAAGATTGCTGGAGAGAATGCAAGCATCTTTTCAAAGTAA
- a CDS encoding copper homeostasis protein CutC → MTLEACVESFSEAVTAMKNGANRIELCENLSVGGTTPSYGTIKKSRELAAPCFVMIRPRGGDFCYSQDEIEIMKSDILMCKELGVLGVVFGVLTRENKIDYPLLKELVDLAKPMSITFHKAIDEVINPLEDIDQLIDVGIDRILTSGKQLKAFEGKDLLNQMIKKADNKIKILVCGGVTKENLNDIQTLIPNKEYHGKKIV, encoded by the coding sequence ATAACTCTTGAAGCTTGTGTTGAATCTTTTTCTGAAGCAGTAACTGCTATGAAAAATGGCGCTAACAGAATAGAACTTTGTGAAAATCTATCTGTGGGAGGAACTACTCCTTCTTATGGTACTATTAAAAAATCTCGTGAACTTGCAGCTCCTTGTTTTGTCATGATTAGACCTAGAGGTGGCGACTTCTGCTACTCTCAAGATGAAATAGAAATTATGAAATCTGATATACTTATGTGTAAAGAACTTGGAGTTCTAGGTGTTGTTTTTGGTGTATTAACTAGAGAAAATAAGATTGATTATCCACTTCTAAAAGAACTTGTTGACTTGGCTAAACCTATGTCAATAACTTTCCATAAAGCTATCGATGAAGTTATCAACCCATTAGAAGATATAGATCAACTTATTGATGTTGGGATTGACAGAATATTGACTTCTGGAAAACAATTAAAAGCTTTTGAAGGAAAAGATCTTTTAAATCAAATGATAAAAAAAGCTGATAATAAGATTAAAATTCTTGTTTGTGGAGGAGTAACTAAAGAAAATCTCAATGATATTCAAACTTTAATTCCAAACAAAGAGTACCATGGTAAAAAAATAGTTTAA
- the moaA gene encoding GTP 3',8-cyclase MoaA produces the protein MFDKNNRHINYLRISITDHCNLRCQYCLPETDNSFSNKNDLLNADDIEKIVRATALIGIEKVRITGGEPLIRTDFLEILKRINSVKEIKKIAITTNGFNLLNNLDEFSKNGLNRINISLDSLNSDKYKKITRGGDFEQVMNSIKESSNGNFERIRINVVIMKGINDDEIFDFVNLTRELNIGVRFIELMPIGEGKRFTSMKNLEILDIIKSKYTLERDAVEKTDGPASYYKISNFRGEIGFISPLSNRFCESCNRIRVTSNGFLKLCLHYNQGIDLIPYLRSNTSIETLSEIIKNAIYNKPKEHQMNCNSQDNTIETKRMNEIGG, from the coding sequence ATGTTTGACAAAAATAACAGGCATATCAACTATTTAAGAATCTCTATTACAGACCATTGTAATCTGAGATGTCAATATTGTTTACCTGAAACCGATAACTCTTTTTCTAATAAAAATGACCTTTTAAATGCTGATGACATAGAAAAAATTGTAAGAGCAACCGCTTTAATTGGAATTGAAAAAGTTAGAATAACTGGCGGAGAACCACTTATAAGAACAGATTTTTTAGAAATTTTAAAAAGAATTAATAGTGTTAAAGAGATAAAGAAAATTGCAATTACAACTAATGGATTTAATCTTTTAAATAATTTGGATGAATTTTCTAAAAATGGATTAAATCGAATTAATATTAGCTTAGATAGTTTAAATTCTGACAAGTATAAAAAAATAACTCGTGGTGGAGATTTCGAACAGGTCATGAACAGTATTAAAGAATCTTCAAATGGTAATTTTGAACGTATTAGAATAAATGTTGTTATAATGAAAGGAATAAATGATGATGAAATCTTTGATTTCGTTAATTTGACAAGAGAATTAAATATTGGAGTACGGTTTATAGAACTTATGCCTATAGGTGAAGGTAAACGATTTACTTCTATGAAGAATTTAGAGATATTAGATATTATTAAAAGTAAATACACTCTTGAAAGAGATGCTGTAGAAAAAACAGATGGGCCTGCATCATACTATAAAATTTCAAATTTTAGGGGAGAAATTGGTTTTATAAGTCCATTATCTAATCGTTTTTGTGAGTCTTGCAATAGAATTAGAGTTACTTCTAACGGATTTTTAAAACTTTGTTTGCATTACAATCAAGGTATTGATTTAATTCCTTATCTTAGAAGTAATACTTCTATAGAAACTCTATCTGAAATTATAAAAAATGCTATTTATAACAAACCTAAAGAACATCAAATGAACTGTAATTCTCAAGATAATACTATCGAAACAAAGAGAATGAATGAAATAGGAGGATAA
- a CDS encoding nitroreductase family protein, translating to MNFLSRRTIREYTEEVISEEKIQEILKVALFSPSSRNKRGIEFIVVKDKKIAEKLSGYKKKVQNMPLEANFLVVVIADKTLSDTWIENSSVALTLMQLKAWDLGIGSCWMQVRGRVDNNNIDSEEIIKKILEIPEKYGVLALMTFGYPKEKKEGYEFFQIDNDRIHYEKY from the coding sequence ATGAATTTTTTATCAAGAAGAACAATAAGAGAATATACAGAAGAGGTGATTAGTGAAGAAAAAATTCAAGAAATTTTGAAGGTTGCATTATTTTCACCGAGCAGTAGAAATAAAAGAGGTATTGAATTTATAGTAGTTAAGGACAAAAAAATTGCTGAAAAATTGAGTGGTTATAAAAAGAAGGTTCAAAATATGCCTTTAGAAGCAAATTTTTTAGTAGTAGTGATAGCAGATAAAACTTTAAGTGACACTTGGATTGAGAATAGCTCAGTAGCATTGACGTTAATGCAACTAAAAGCATGGGACTTGGGGATAGGCTCTTGTTGGATGCAGGTAAGAGGAAGAGTAGATAACAACAATATTGATAGTGAAGAGATTATCAAAAAAATATTAGAAATACCTGAAAAATATGGGGTGTTAGCATTGATGACGTTTGGATATCCTAAAGAAAAAAAAGAAGGATATGAATTTTTTCAAATTGATAATGACAGAATTCACTATGAAAAATATTAA
- the glsA gene encoding glutaminase A, whose translation MKNFLDGIINRNKYICENGKVADYIPGLSSANKNHLGICVIDNDGTLLKSGDSEVKFTIQSISKPLTLMLALLDRGEKYVFSKVGMEPTGDAFNSIRKLETGRMRKPFNPMINAGAIEICSMIKGHSGEEKFNRVLDFFRLISENPNLEINDEIYQGEKETGNRNRSMAYFLKGEGLITGDVEEVLDIYFKQCSIEVTAVDLAKIGLFLAKGGVLSSGERVVSEHIATIAKTLMATCGMYDGSGEFAIKVGIPSKSGVGGGILSVVPGKMGIGVFGPSLDQKGNSIAGIAVLEEIAENFKFSIFN comes from the coding sequence ATGAAAAATTTTTTAGACGGTATAATTAATCGTAATAAATATATTTGTGAAAATGGAAAGGTTGCTGACTATATCCCAGGTCTTTCTTCAGCTAATAAAAATCATCTAGGTATATGTGTAATTGATAATGATGGAACTCTTTTAAAATCTGGAGATTCTGAAGTTAAGTTTACAATCCAAAGTATATCTAAACCACTTACTTTAATGCTTGCACTTTTAGATAGAGGAGAAAAGTATGTCTTTTCAAAAGTGGGGATGGAACCTACCGGTGATGCTTTTAACTCTATTAGAAAGTTAGAGACTGGAAGAATGAGAAAACCATTTAACCCTATGATCAATGCTGGAGCCATTGAAATCTGCTCTATGATTAAAGGGCATTCAGGTGAAGAGAAATTTAATAGAGTTTTAGATTTCTTTAGACTTATTTCAGAAAATCCTAATTTGGAGATTAATGATGAAATCTATCAGGGTGAAAAAGAAACCGGTAATAGAAATAGATCTATGGCTTACTTTTTAAAAGGAGAAGGTTTAATTACTGGAGATGTTGAAGAGGTATTAGATATTTACTTCAAGCAATGTTCAATTGAAGTAACTGCTGTTGATTTAGCTAAAATCGGACTTTTCTTAGCTAAAGGTGGTGTTTTATCTTCTGGTGAAAGAGTTGTTAGTGAACATATTGCAACAATTGCTAAAACTCTTATGGCTACTTGTGGTATGTATGATGGATCTGGTGAATTTGCAATCAAAGTTGGTATTCCATCAAAATCTGGTGTCGGTGGTGGAATTCTTTCCGTTGTTCCAGGAAAAATGGGAATTGGAGTTTTCGGCCCATCTCTTGACCAAAAAGGAAATTCAATTGCGGGAATAGCCGTACTTGAAGAAATTGCTGAAAATTTCAAATTTAGTATTTTTAATTAA
- a CDS encoding substrate-binding domain-containing protein yields the protein MRKKLVGLAMILAGANVFAGEILMGTTTSLDDTGFLTEVSKVLKEEKGVDLKWIAKGTGEALELGKRGDVDILFTHDPGREEKFIQDGFGIKRYPLMYNYFVVVTNGERDLSNYPKDLNEVLKKISTENLTFISRGDKSGTHSKELSMWKTSGVDKNFKNYKEAGLGMGKTLNLTSELQAFTLSDSGTFLKVKDNFNLQEVTLNEKEPLKNIYSILELSNVQASKKDDIKVFIEFMNSDKATEIMKNFGKAEFGTPLFFVGK from the coding sequence ATGAGAAAAAAATTAGTTGGATTAGCTATGATATTGGCAGGGGCGAATGTTTTTGCTGGGGAAATCCTAATGGGAACAACGACATCTTTAGATGATACTGGGTTTTTAACAGAGGTATCAAAAGTTTTAAAAGAGGAAAAAGGTGTGGATTTGAAATGGATTGCAAAGGGAACGGGTGAAGCTTTAGAGCTTGGAAAAAGAGGAGATGTTGATATTCTTTTCACACACGATCCAGGAAGAGAAGAAAAATTTATACAAGATGGATTTGGAATAAAAAGATATCCATTAATGTATAATTACTTTGTGGTTGTTACAAATGGAGAGAGAGATTTATCAAATTATCCGAAAGATTTAAATGAAGTATTAAAAAAGATTTCAACTGAAAATTTAACATTTATTTCAAGAGGGGATAAATCAGGAACACACTCTAAAGAGCTTTCTATGTGGAAAACTTCTGGTGTAGATAAAAACTTTAAAAATTATAAAGAAGCTGGATTAGGTATGGGGAAAACTCTTAATTTAACGTCTGAATTACAGGCATTTACTCTTTCAGATAGTGGAACATTTTTAAAAGTTAAGGATAATTTCAATCTACAAGAGGTTACTTTAAATGAAAAAGAACCTTTGAAAAATATTTATTCAATTTTGGAGTTATCAAATGTTCAGGCTTCTAAAAAAGATGATATAAAAGTATTTATAGAATTTATGAACTCTGATAAAGCAACTGAAATCATGAAAAATTTTGGGAAAGCAGAATTTGGAACACCACTATTCTTTGTAGGTAAATAA
- a CDS encoding ABC transporter permease, with amino-acid sequence MNKEIVEIILLSLFVSGLSSILSSLLGFFISLWLFLKVNPLNKKLLEICRALTGVPTIIFGLVVLLMLSRKGILGPLNLLFTPSAIIIAQFLLLLPLVITLCSEILENDGKRIVTMCKLLHIPKSEIKKVFFREMNTKFLGVFLVAFARGISEVGSVMLVGGNIKGHTRVMTTYIALSTSMGNYDNSLIIALVLFIISYLINYMIKMVR; translated from the coding sequence GTGAATAAAGAGATAGTTGAGATAATTTTATTATCTCTCTTTGTTAGTGGCTTATCGAGTATTTTAAGCTCTTTACTAGGATTTTTTATAAGTTTATGGTTATTCTTAAAAGTTAATCCATTAAATAAAAAACTACTAGAAATTTGTAGGGCGCTAACAGGAGTTCCAACGATAATATTTGGTTTAGTTGTGCTTTTAATGTTATCTCGAAAAGGGATTTTGGGACCCTTGAATCTACTGTTCACCCCATCAGCAATTATAATAGCTCAATTTTTATTGCTATTACCTTTAGTTATAACTCTATGCTCAGAGATTCTAGAAAATGATGGGAAAAGAATTGTAACAATGTGCAAACTTTTACATATTCCAAAATCAGAAATAAAAAAAGTTTTCTTTAGAGAGATGAATACTAAATTTTTGGGAGTATTTTTAGTTGCATTTGCAAGAGGAATATCAGAAGTAGGTTCTGTAATGCTAGTAGGTGGAAATATAAAAGGTCATACTAGAGTAATGACAACATATATAGCATTATCAACTTCAATGGGAAATTATGATAATTCACTAATAATTGCATTAGTACTATTTATAATCTCTTATTTGATAAATTATATGATAAAAATGGTGAGATAA